The sequence GAGATCCCGGCGGCCACCAGGCCCCGGGCCACGTCCGCCACCCGGTCCCGCAGTTCCCCGGCCGTCACCGTCCGCCAGACCGGGGCGGCGGGTCCGGCGCGGTGCGCCAGCACCGGCAGCGCGGGCTCGCGCTCCGCCCTGGCGAAGACGCTGTCGGCGAGACCGCCGGTGAGCGGCGGGACGGCGGCCGGAGCGGAGGCGACGTTCCGCATGCGCTGCTCCTGGGGTACGCGGGGTCACACCGTCGAGCGGCTCGCTGCCGGCGGTGCTCGAATGTAGCTCAGGGGCCGGCGTTCGGTGACCGGAACCGGGAAGTCGTGATCGGCTGATGATGTGGGCCCGTCCTGGGGACTCGGGGGACATGAGTCATGTGAACCCCGATCCGGAGCCCGAGCGCAGCACCGGCCTGGAGCCCGGTGGCGGTGTCCCGCCCGGCGAGACGCCGCCCGCCGAGAGCAGCATGCCCGAGGCCGGGCCCCGGGAGACGCACAATCCGACGAAGGGCTGGGCGAAGGCGCCGCTGACCGCGATCCTGGTCCTGGTGGTCATGGTCGCGGCGTTCTTCCTGGTCTACGCGCTGATCATGATCCTGTGAGCGAGCGGGACGCTCACCCCTGTGTGTGCCGCACGCACTCGGTGACCACGTCCCGCAGGCTGCCGGTGCGCTCCAGCAGGCGGCGCTGTTCCCGTGCGCCGTTGCCCCGGCGCAGCAGCTCCGCGACGCCCTGCGCGGCGCGGTCGGCGTCGCCGCTGCCGGCGAGCGCGTCCCCGGTGTACTCCAGCAGGGAGTCCAGCACCCGCGCGGCGGGCCGGGGCCGCAGGGTGACCGGGTCGAGCAGGTCCTCCTCCAGGCCGAACCGGGCGGCCTGCCAGTCGGCCATCCTGAGCAGGCTCACTCCGGTGCCGGGCGTCGGCCGGCCCGCCCGCCAGTCGGCCGCGGCCGTCTCCACGAGGGCGCGGACCAGCGTGGCGAGCAGGACGGCGGTCTCCGCGTACAGGCACACGTCCGCCACCCGTATCTCCACCGTCGGATAACGGGCGGACAGCCGCGCGTCGAAGTAGACCATGCCCTCGTCCAGCACGACGCCCGTGGCCACCATGTCGGCCACCCGCCGGTGATAGTCCTCGGCGGTGCCGAACGGCTCGGCCGGCCCGGCCGACGGCCAGCGGTTCCACACCCGGCTGCGATAGCTGGCGTAGTCGGTGTTGCGGCCCTGCCAGAACGGCGAGTTGGCGCTGATCGCGCGGAGCACCGGCAGCCACGGGCGCAGCCGGTCGAGGACGGCGACCCCCTCCTCGTCCGACTCCACGGAAACATGCACATGGCAGCCGCACACGAGCTGGTCCCAGGTCGGGATGCCGAACCGCTCGGCCAGCCACTGATAGCGCTCGTTGACGCTGAGCGAGGGGCTGACCGGCAGCGGCGAGGTGGCCAGCGCGGCGACGGCGCAGCCGATCTCCCCGGCGTGCCGGGCCGCCTCCTTGCGGCAGCGGACGATCTCGTCCCCGAGTCGCGCCATGTCCGACTGCGGATGCGTGGCGAACTCCAGCATCTGCCCGAACAGCTCCTTTTCGAAGACCTGCTGTCCGGGGTCGTCCTGGGCGGCGCGGGCGAGGACGGCCGTCGCCAGCGCCTTCGGGTCGCCGCTGTCCGGATCGACCAGGAGGAGTTCCTCCTCCACTCCTACGGTGCGCAATGGTGCCGCCCTTCTGTGTCGTGCCGCGGGGGGCAGTCGAGGCTCTGTACGACCTCGACTGCCCCCCGGACGGCCGCCGACACCTGCGGCGTCTCAGCCCTCCGGTACCAGCCAGAGCGTGGCGAGCGGCGGCAGCGTCAGCGTGAGGGCCCCGTCCTCGGCCTTGACCGGCCCGCCGGCACCGACACCGCCGCCGCCGTAGCGCACCTCGTCGGTGTTCAGCTCCTCCCGCCAGGCGGCGACGCCCTCGGGCACCCACAGGCGGTAGCCGTGCCGGACGACCGGGGAGAAGTTCGACACCGCCAGCAGCGGGCCGCCGTCCGCGGCGAACCGCAGGAACGCCAGCACGTTGTCGTCCGCCGCGTCGCACAGCACCCACCGGAAGCCGCCCGGATCGGTGTCCCGCTGCCACAGCGCCGGCGTCGCCCGGTACACCCCGTTCAGATCGCGGACCAGTGACTGCACGCCCCGGTGGTCGCCCGCCGAGTGGTAGTCGTCGCCGAGCAGCCACCACTCCGGGCCGTGCGCCTCGGACCACTCCGCTCCCTGCGCGAACTCCTGCCCCATGAACAACAGCTGTTTGCCCGGATGGGCCCACATGAAGCCGAGATACGCGCGGTGGTTGGCGCGCCGCTGCCACCAGTCGCCGGGCATCTTCGACACCAGCGCCCGCTTGCCGTGCACCACCTCGTCGTGGGAGATCGGCAGGACGTAGTTCTCGCTGTAGGCGTACACCATCGAGAAGGTCATCTCGTCGTGGTGGTACTTGCGGTGCACCGGCTCCTTCTGGATGTACTCCAGCGAGTCGTGCATCCAGCCCATGTTCCACTTCAGCCCGAAGCCCAGCCCGCCGCCGTCGGTCGGCCGGGTCACCCCGTCCCAGGCGGTGGACTCCTCGGCGATGGTGACCACGCCCGGGCAGCGCCGGTAGACGGTGGCGTTCATCTCCTGGAGGAAGGCGACCGCGTCCAGGTCCTCCCGGCCGCCGAACACGTTCGGCTCCCACTGCCCGGAGTCGCGCGAGTAGTCCAGGTAGAGCATCGAGGCGACCGCGTCCACCCGCAGCCCGTCGATGTGGAACTCCTCGCACCAGTAGACGGCGTTGGCGACGAGGAAGTTGCGCACCTCGGTGCGGCCGTAGTCGAACTCGTACGTCCCCCAGTCCGGGTGCTCGGCACGGGCGGCGTTCCCGGGCTCGTACAGCGGGTCCCCGTCGAACCGGGCCAGTGCCCAGTCGTCCTTCGGGAAGTGTGCCGGCACCCAGTCCATGATCACTCCGAGGCCGGCCCGGTGACAGGCGTCCACGAAGTACCGGAAGTCGTCCGGGGAGCCGAGCCGGGGCGTCGGCGCGTAGTAGGAGGTGACCTGATATCCCCACGAACCGCTGAACGGATGGCCCGCCACCGGCATCAGTTCGAGATGGGTGAAGCCCATCTCCCGTGCGTAGGCCGGGAGTTCCTCGGCGAGCTGCCGGTAGGTCGCGCCGGGCCGCCAGGACGGCAGATGCACCTCGTACACCGAGAACGGCGCCTGGTGCACGGGGGTGTCACCGCGGTGCGCCATCCACTCCGCGTCGTCCCAGGCGTAGTGCGAGGCCGTCACCACCGACGCGGTGTCCGGCGGGACCTCCGTGCACCGCGCCATCGGGTCGGCCTTCAGGAACCGGTGGCCGTGCCGGGAGGTGATCTCGAACTTGTACCGGGTGCCCTCGCCGATCCCGGGCAGGAACAGCTCCCACACCCCGGACGCGCCGAGCGAGCGCATCGGGTACTGCGTGCCGTCCCAGTAGGTGAAGTCCCCGGCCACCCGCACCCCCCGGGCGTTCGGTGCCCACACCGTGAACCGGGTGCCGGCCACGCCCTGGTGGACCATCGGCTCCGCGCCGAGCGCCCGCCACAGCTGCTCGTGCCGGCCCTCCCGGATCAGATGCAGGTCCAGCTCACCGAGGGCGGGCAGGAAGCGGTACGGGTCGTGCACCTCCTGCTCGCCGTCGTCGTACGCCACCAGCAGGGTGTACGACGGGATGTCCGGGCCCGGCAGCACGCCGGCGAACAGCCCGTCGCCCTCCGGGCGCAGCTCGGTGCGGGTGCCGTCGGCCACGACGCTCACCGCGCGGGCGTTCGGGCGCAGCGCCCGCAGCAGCGTGCCGCCCGGCACCGGGTGGGCGCCCAGCAGCGCGTGCGGATCGTGGTGCGCCCCGGCCAGCAGCCGGCCGCGCTCGGCGGCGTCCAGCGGCTCGGCCACGGGGGGCACGGGGCCCGCGGCCTCCGGGCGGGTGGTGTCGCGCAGTGCCATGCGTCAGCCTCCCCACACGGCGAGCCGTTTGATCGCCGCCATCGGAACCGGCAGCCAGTCCGGTCGGTGTCTCGCCTCGTACAGCACCTCGTAGACCGCCCTGTCCGTCTCGTGCGCGCGCAGCAGCGCGTGCTTCTTGCGTGGATCCCAGCCAGCCCGGGCCGCGTAGCCCGCGCAGAACGCCTCCCGGCAGCGGCGCGCCCACTCGGGTCGCCAGGGGCGGCGCTGCCGGGCCGCGTAGTCGAAGGAGCGCAGCATCCCGGCGACGTCCCGCACCGGGGACTGCGGGGTGCGCCGCTCGGCGAGCGGCCGGGACGGCTCGCCCTCGAAGTCGATGACGAACCAGTCGCGGCCGGCCCGCAGCACCTGCCCCAGGTGCAGGTCGCCGTGGACCCGCTGGGCGGGCGGACCGGTGTCGCAGGTGGCCAGCGCCGCGAACGCGGCCCGGAGGCCGGGCACGAAGGGCAGCAGCCCGGGTACGGCGTGCGCGGCGGCGTCCAGCCGGGCGCGCATCGCCTCCGCCGTACGGCAGTTCTCGCCCGGCCCGGCCGGCGGGAAGGCCTCGGCCAGCGCCAGGTGCACCTCGGCCATGGCCCGGCCCAGCGCCCGGGCCTCGGCGGTGAAGTCGTCGCCCGCGGCGAGCGCGCCGAGGGCCAGCGACCAGCCGTCGGCGGCGTCCGGCAGGAACGGCTGGAGCACTCCGAGGGTGGCCGGGCGGGGACCGGCCGTGGTGAACCAGGCCACCGGCGCCGGCACCCGGGAGCAGCCGAGGGCGGCCAGCGCCGCCGGCACCTCCAGGTCCGGGTTGACGCCGGGCTGGATCCGCCGGAACAGCTTCAGGATGTACGCGTCGCCGTAGACGATCGAGGAGTTGGACTGCTCGGCGTCCAGCAGCCGCGGCGGCAGGCCGCCGGGCACCCGGGCGGCCGGATCCGCCTCGAAGCGCAGCGGGCCCGCCGCGCCGGGCCGGCGCAGCCGCTCCAGCAGCAGATGGGCCGAGCGCGGGTCGTGCAGCGCGTCGTACACCGCCAGTCCGGCCAGCGGTCCCGTCGTGGCCCGTCCGATGAACGCCCGTTCCAGGCGCGGCGCGAGGTGCCGGCGCAGGCTCAGCAGCAGCTGGTAGCAGTCCCCGGGCGGGGGCGTGCCGCCGGGGGTGGGCACCGGCACGTGCGAGGCGTGCACCAGCAGGTGCAGGCAGCCCGGGAACAGTTCGGTCACGGACAGCACCGACAGATCGGTGACGGGCCGGTCCTTGCCCGCGAACCAGCGTTGCCCGGGCAGCCATTCGCGCAACAGTCCGCCGAGCGAGTCCAGGGGCCCGTCGAGCGCGGTCGCGGCGCGCGGTCGTGAGGTGATGGTGTTCGGCATGGTGACGCGTCCTTTCCTCGGCGCCGGACGGGTCAGCGGCGGCGGCCGATGCGGGATGCGACTCGGGTGAGCCGGAACCAGTAGAAACCGTGGCCTTGCAGGGTCAGCAGGTAGGGCAGTTCGCCGA comes from Streptomyces sp. SCL15-4 and encodes:
- the glgB gene encoding 1,4-alpha-glucan branching enzyme, with the protein product MALRDTTRPEAAGPVPPVAEPLDAAERGRLLAGAHHDPHALLGAHPVPGGTLLRALRPNARAVSVVADGTRTELRPEGDGLFAGVLPGPDIPSYTLLVAYDDGEQEVHDPYRFLPALGELDLHLIREGRHEQLWRALGAEPMVHQGVAGTRFTVWAPNARGVRVAGDFTYWDGTQYPMRSLGASGVWELFLPGIGEGTRYKFEITSRHGHRFLKADPMARCTEVPPDTASVVTASHYAWDDAEWMAHRGDTPVHQAPFSVYEVHLPSWRPGATYRQLAEELPAYAREMGFTHLELMPVAGHPFSGSWGYQVTSYYAPTPRLGSPDDFRYFVDACHRAGLGVIMDWVPAHFPKDDWALARFDGDPLYEPGNAARAEHPDWGTYEFDYGRTEVRNFLVANAVYWCEEFHIDGLRVDAVASMLYLDYSRDSGQWEPNVFGGREDLDAVAFLQEMNATVYRRCPGVVTIAEESTAWDGVTRPTDGGGLGFGLKWNMGWMHDSLEYIQKEPVHRKYHHDEMTFSMVYAYSENYVLPISHDEVVHGKRALVSKMPGDWWQRRANHRAYLGFMWAHPGKQLLFMGQEFAQGAEWSEAHGPEWWLLGDDYHSAGDHRGVQSLVRDLNGVYRATPALWQRDTDPGGFRWVLCDAADDNVLAFLRFAADGGPLLAVSNFSPVVRHGYRLWVPEGVAAWREELNTDEVRYGGGGVGAGGPVKAEDGALTLTLPPLATLWLVPEG
- a CDS encoding DUF6480 family protein, whose product is MSHVNPDPEPERSTGLEPGGGVPPGETPPAESSMPEAGPRETHNPTKGWAKAPLTAILVLVVMVAAFFLVYALIMIL
- a CDS encoding maltokinase N-terminal cap-like domain-containing protein, which translates into the protein MPNTITSRPRAATALDGPLDSLGGLLREWLPGQRWFAGKDRPVTDLSVLSVTELFPGCLHLLVHASHVPVPTPGGTPPPGDCYQLLLSLRRHLAPRLERAFIGRATTGPLAGLAVYDALHDPRSAHLLLERLRRPGAAGPLRFEADPAARVPGGLPPRLLDAEQSNSSIVYGDAYILKLFRRIQPGVNPDLEVPAALAALGCSRVPAPVAWFTTAGPRPATLGVLQPFLPDAADGWSLALGALAAGDDFTAEARALGRAMAEVHLALAEAFPPAGPGENCRTAEAMRARLDAAAHAVPGLLPFVPGLRAAFAALATCDTGPPAQRVHGDLHLGQVLRAGRDWFVIDFEGEPSRPLAERRTPQSPVRDVAGMLRSFDYAARQRRPWRPEWARRCREAFCAGYAARAGWDPRKKHALLRAHETDRAVYEVLYEARHRPDWLPVPMAAIKRLAVWGG
- a CDS encoding glutamate--cysteine ligase codes for the protein MRTVGVEEELLLVDPDSGDPKALATAVLARAAQDDPGQQVFEKELFGQMLEFATHPQSDMARLGDEIVRCRKEAARHAGEIGCAVAALATSPLPVSPSLSVNERYQWLAERFGIPTWDQLVCGCHVHVSVESDEEGVAVLDRLRPWLPVLRAISANSPFWQGRNTDYASYRSRVWNRWPSAGPAEPFGTAEDYHRRVADMVATGVVLDEGMVYFDARLSARYPTVEIRVADVCLYAETAVLLATLVRALVETAAADWRAGRPTPGTGVSLLRMADWQAARFGLEEDLLDPVTLRPRPAARVLDSLLEYTGDALAGSGDADRAAQGVAELLRRGNGAREQRRLLERTGSLRDVVTECVRHTQG